From one Triticum aestivum cultivar Chinese Spring chromosome 4B, IWGSC CS RefSeq v2.1, whole genome shotgun sequence genomic stretch:
- the LOC123091083 gene encoding B3 domain-containing protein Os03g0620400 isoform X1, with product MEKLCDCCKRYADHLDEKMKCFRRHMGADFRHGMIIPKKFIDNFGGKISRTIELESSNGNMYVFEVSKHMGNTVIHRGWQAFIDEHHIEENDSLLFRHIEKSRFEVLVLDSDDCEKVFFCPGINIVSNVEERGADSVNISNSSRDYATRSPGSKRFATQGRGNSSYPRKAAKTALNYSSPEDSEEDPENENTDTIYSSSQDLGEDTEPANTDIEYSSSGDSGEGTEDIPSEYESSFELDDGHTPSGHDYVLARGSTLSGVQDEKVTTLIQDVGAEVPVFVAVMKPSYVKSQTSALVIPKGYAVEHFPPKSQTVILQRPGKSKKWHPRFHIRKDKHGSILCGPGWLDFVRDTRVQVGDICIFERMKKGNGRTFSSLRVHLLRESMLHSSASGTGPKRVSSTHGKTRVNSATPKRARITGGRTRAKATSTTCVRKEPGGNAPSSVRSHGHEARQGPVESNKSRGPRKRPYIISSTACLTREQEMNVDKRARSLQSDVPIYASVMNKSSVGDNSLYAVTICRKYAAEYLPAGAQTVTLLRAEKSKTWEVKVNPRIGDAKMLRGGWREFAHDNHLKLKDICLFQLMTDQRKLTMMVDIIRHNEKR from the exons ATGGAGAAACTTTGTGACTGTTGCAAGAGATATGCAGACCATTTGGATGAAAAGATGAAGTGTTTCCGCAGGCACATGGGTGCTGATTTTAGACATGGCATG ATCATACCAAAGAAGTTCATAGATAATTTCGGAGGAAAGATCTCAAGAACCATTGAACTAGAATCTTCTAATGGTAATATGTATGTCTTTGAAGTTTCCAAGCATATGGGTAATACAGTCATCCACCGTGGATGGCAGGCATTTATAGATGAACATCACATAGAAGAGAATGATTCATTGCTGTTTCGTCACATTGAGAAATCCCGTTTTGAGGTTCTGGTCCTTGATTCTGATGATTGTGAAAAGGTGTTCTTCTGCCCTGGTATCAACATTGTTAGTAATGTTGAAGAAAGAGGTGCGGATTCTGTTAATATTTCAAATAGCTCCCGTGATTATGCCACAAGATCACCAGGAAGCAAAAGGTTTGCTACGCAAGGAAGGGGTAACTCAAGCTATCCTAGAAAAGCGGCGAAGACAGCCTTAAATTACTCCTCACCTGAGGATTCAG AAGAAGACCCTGAGAACGAAAATACTGACACAATATACTCCTCATCTCAGGATTTAG GAGAAGACACTGAGCCTGCAAATACAGACATAGAATACTCCTCATCTGGGGATTCAG GAGAAGGCACCGAGGACATTCCTTCTGAATACGAATCATCTTTTGAGCTAGATGATGGCCACACACCTTCAGGGCATGATTATGTCTTAGCTCGGGGAAGTACTCTATCCGGAGTACAGGATGAGAAAGTAACTACGCTTATCCAGGATGTTGGAGCTGAAGTTCCTGTGTTCGTGGCTGTCATGAAGCCGAGCTATGTCAAGTCACAAACTTCTGCTCTT GTCATTCCCAAAGGCTATGCAGTTGAACACTTCCCACCTAAGAGTCAAACTGTGATACTGCAGCGCCCAGGCAAGAGCAAGAAGTGGCATCCCAGATTTCACATTAGGAAAGATAAACACGGATCCATCCTTTGTGGGCCTGGTTGGTTAGACTTTGTTCGCGACACTCGAGTACAGGTGGGAGATATCTGCATCTTTGAAAGAATGAAGAAGGGCAATGGGAGAACATTCTCATCACTTAGAGTACATCTACTTCGCGAATCAATGCTACATTCCAGTGCAAGCGGAACTGGTCCTAAAAGAGTAAGCTCAACTCATGGCAAAACAAGGGTTAATTCAGCTACCCCTAAAAGAGCACGCATAACTGGTGGTAGAACCAGGGCAAAGGCAACTTCGACAACCTGTGTTAGGAAGGAACCAG GAGGAAATGCGCCTTCTTCGGTTCGCAGCCATGGTCACGAAGCACGTCAGGGGCCTGTCGAGTCTAATAAATCCAGAGGGCCTCGGAAACGTCCCTACATAATATCATCCACTGCATGTCTGACCAGGGAACAGGAGATGAATGTCGACAAGAGAGCTCGCTCCCTTCAGTCCGATGTTCCCATTTATGCATCAGTAATGAACAAGAGCAGTGTTGGTGACAACAGCCTGTACGCCGTA ACTATTTGCAGGAAGTATGCTGCTGAGTATCTACCAGCTGGAGCGCAGACTGTGACACTCCTGAGGGCAGAGAAGAGCAAGACATGGGAAGTCAAGGTGAACCCTAGGATTGGCGACGCGAAGATGCTCAGGGGAGGTTGGCGCGAGTTTGCCCATGACAACCATCTGAAACTCAAAGACATATGTCTGTTCCAGCTGATGACGGACCAGAGGAAGCTTACGATGATGGTCGACATCATTCGTCACAATGAGAAGCGTTAG
- the LOC123091083 gene encoding B3 domain-containing protein Os03g0620400 isoform X2 has translation MEKLCDCCKRYADHLDEKMKCFRRHMGADFRHGMIIPKKFIDNFGGKISRTIELESSNGNMYVFEVSKHMGNTVIHRGWQAFIDEHHIEENDSLLFRHIEKSRFEVLVLDSDDCEKVFFCPGINIVSNVEERGADSVNISNSSRDYATRSPGSKRFATQGRGNSSYPRKAAKTALNYSSPEDSEDPENENTDTIYSSSQDLGEDTEPANTDIEYSSSGDSGEGTEDIPSEYESSFELDDGHTPSGHDYVLARGSTLSGVQDEKVTTLIQDVGAEVPVFVAVMKPSYVKSQTSALVIPKGYAVEHFPPKSQTVILQRPGKSKKWHPRFHIRKDKHGSILCGPGWLDFVRDTRVQVGDICIFERMKKGNGRTFSSLRVHLLRESMLHSSASGTGPKRVSSTHGKTRVNSATPKRARITGGRTRAKATSTTCVRKEPGGNAPSSVRSHGHEARQGPVESNKSRGPRKRPYIISSTACLTREQEMNVDKRARSLQSDVPIYASVMNKSSVGDNSLYAVTICRKYAAEYLPAGAQTVTLLRAEKSKTWEVKVNPRIGDAKMLRGGWREFAHDNHLKLKDICLFQLMTDQRKLTMMVDIIRHNEKR, from the exons ATGGAGAAACTTTGTGACTGTTGCAAGAGATATGCAGACCATTTGGATGAAAAGATGAAGTGTTTCCGCAGGCACATGGGTGCTGATTTTAGACATGGCATG ATCATACCAAAGAAGTTCATAGATAATTTCGGAGGAAAGATCTCAAGAACCATTGAACTAGAATCTTCTAATGGTAATATGTATGTCTTTGAAGTTTCCAAGCATATGGGTAATACAGTCATCCACCGTGGATGGCAGGCATTTATAGATGAACATCACATAGAAGAGAATGATTCATTGCTGTTTCGTCACATTGAGAAATCCCGTTTTGAGGTTCTGGTCCTTGATTCTGATGATTGTGAAAAGGTGTTCTTCTGCCCTGGTATCAACATTGTTAGTAATGTTGAAGAAAGAGGTGCGGATTCTGTTAATATTTCAAATAGCTCCCGTGATTATGCCACAAGATCACCAGGAAGCAAAAGGTTTGCTACGCAAGGAAGGGGTAACTCAAGCTATCCTAGAAAAGCGGCGAAGACAGCCTTAAATTACTCCTCACCTGAGGATTCAG AAGACCCTGAGAACGAAAATACTGACACAATATACTCCTCATCTCAGGATTTAG GAGAAGACACTGAGCCTGCAAATACAGACATAGAATACTCCTCATCTGGGGATTCAG GAGAAGGCACCGAGGACATTCCTTCTGAATACGAATCATCTTTTGAGCTAGATGATGGCCACACACCTTCAGGGCATGATTATGTCTTAGCTCGGGGAAGTACTCTATCCGGAGTACAGGATGAGAAAGTAACTACGCTTATCCAGGATGTTGGAGCTGAAGTTCCTGTGTTCGTGGCTGTCATGAAGCCGAGCTATGTCAAGTCACAAACTTCTGCTCTT GTCATTCCCAAAGGCTATGCAGTTGAACACTTCCCACCTAAGAGTCAAACTGTGATACTGCAGCGCCCAGGCAAGAGCAAGAAGTGGCATCCCAGATTTCACATTAGGAAAGATAAACACGGATCCATCCTTTGTGGGCCTGGTTGGTTAGACTTTGTTCGCGACACTCGAGTACAGGTGGGAGATATCTGCATCTTTGAAAGAATGAAGAAGGGCAATGGGAGAACATTCTCATCACTTAGAGTACATCTACTTCGCGAATCAATGCTACATTCCAGTGCAAGCGGAACTGGTCCTAAAAGAGTAAGCTCAACTCATGGCAAAACAAGGGTTAATTCAGCTACCCCTAAAAGAGCACGCATAACTGGTGGTAGAACCAGGGCAAAGGCAACTTCGACAACCTGTGTTAGGAAGGAACCAG GAGGAAATGCGCCTTCTTCGGTTCGCAGCCATGGTCACGAAGCACGTCAGGGGCCTGTCGAGTCTAATAAATCCAGAGGGCCTCGGAAACGTCCCTACATAATATCATCCACTGCATGTCTGACCAGGGAACAGGAGATGAATGTCGACAAGAGAGCTCGCTCCCTTCAGTCCGATGTTCCCATTTATGCATCAGTAATGAACAAGAGCAGTGTTGGTGACAACAGCCTGTACGCCGTA ACTATTTGCAGGAAGTATGCTGCTGAGTATCTACCAGCTGGAGCGCAGACTGTGACACTCCTGAGGGCAGAGAAGAGCAAGACATGGGAAGTCAAGGTGAACCCTAGGATTGGCGACGCGAAGATGCTCAGGGGAGGTTGGCGCGAGTTTGCCCATGACAACCATCTGAAACTCAAAGACATATGTCTGTTCCAGCTGATGACGGACCAGAGGAAGCTTACGATGATGGTCGACATCATTCGTCACAATGAGAAGCGTTAG